A region from the Oncorhynchus keta strain PuntledgeMale-10-30-2019 chromosome 5, Oket_V2, whole genome shotgun sequence genome encodes:
- the LOC118384192 gene encoding nucleosome-remodeling factor subunit BPTF-like isoform X2, with product MRGKRGRPPKTLRMQEPSSEPERGLRPRRELRAKGRGSAEVDFESPKRGNNSSSRGRRKVGSSRGRGRGRGCGGRGTRGRRSIARSVVYDDHESEEDDDAVSLRSEEDELIEEETITDEEEEALNEESDPLEEILEEDDDDASYCTESSFRSQSTHGSTPGRKRMRVHCPRSPIFEEKEIPPLELPRTSEDLMVPSEELLNVSSIYEVLRNFSTVLRLSPFRFEDFCAALVGQEQCTLMAETHTALLKAILREEDTSNTTFGPADLKDSVNSTLYFIDGMTWPEVVHAYCESDQEYHHVLPYQEVEDYPYGPLDSKIKVLQFLVDQFLTTNIAREELMSEGVVQYDDHCRVCHRLGDLLCCETCSAVYHLECVKPPLVEVPEDEWQCEICVAHKVPGVTDCVTEMQKSKPYIRQEPIGYDRHRRQYWFLNRRIIVEEDGEHDKKKIWYYSTKVQLGELIECLDKEYWENDLCAVLEEMREEVHTHMDITEDLTNKARGNNKTFLTAANDEILERVQGRQERRESEQAKKATTDTTKIEEETPTHCSQLPDHRELQDSESKEEASSQEDKPVDSESHGEEDPSAQCQPTPPPPHPGDENSNSSHVSAPGVLRRPEEPNLADRSSQSSITSQDDTVEGKEIRNGEGSASGWTNNRIVTRLRNPESKLSQQKTQGDGSPTPRDSKETSPASSESEVARLGTVRKDLTVKGILNNFFKLGQEGKFRVYHNQFSTNTLGLNKHQHREDHDKRRHLSHKFSLTPAGDFKWNGSIHGSKVLTISTLRLTIIQLETNVPAPFLHPNWASHRTNWIKAVQMCSKAREFALALAIMECAIKPVVMLPVWKDALGHTRLHRMTSMEREEKEKGKKREKKLEDEETMQQATWVKYTIPIKHQVWKQKGEEYRVTGYGGWSWVSKTHVHRFVPRLPGNTNVNYRKALEAAKTGKENATSCPNKRKCLLKAPTSSETQAKEESTPITEEKDQEETSTMESSGSTLPGEGQTLKEKEENNITDVEEKKDDQVEEKTEDKMDVDPSPPDTCLSEEKGIVDSKCPSSLTDPAVKEEPGEEEEPKQEDSEAKPPVRPFNWDVVNVSEGFQLRTAYKKKVKTSKLDGLLERRVKQFTLEEKQRLERLKQQSALAKHTVSKEKVNTGTPTTIKASTADKLAVTPCTSLKAEGQADSVVKDTIVKRLDFDQEQPVKSQPSGETDNLDVRLGSTCKPQAAGATGPNLNTTGLANHESSVQGHVGDALSQTELNGGSQKSIDLNNKVNLTSLEPALGAAKPPRAEVTIAGENGRKHGYEETEQGNGQREIESKPHLVQVNGKDAVDTKAPVDSKMHLNLANKVDTKVMLQTLEGEIKTLPVREPVKSIMNGTLSQDGLKVNNTVLATSPASADVERRVVVSEPDYLPPQKVARLENNGDRVADSVTSSLLGLPTGVPTVSNSTKSEPMEIGQTASNKITPFPIPTAEESSLSNNTTVNSSSSTGVLKTITQVTTTTTTTMSTESRTVQIAEVSSSTKPAVTPAAESSAVSTLTTMTKTTVTRVCSPTLGATVSEETKTVVTAMLIDAKSGPSGSSVTSMTVSKEYSTRDRVRLLKFSRSKKTRSGTALPSYRKFVTKSSKKSIFVLPNDDLKKLARRGGIREVPIFNYNAKPALDIWPYPSPRPTFGITWRYRLQTVKSLAGVSLMLRLLWACLRWDDMAVKPSPAVGTTRTESSETAITTTEIIKRRDVGPHGIRSEYCIRKIICPIGVTEAPKETPTPQRKGLRSSALRPKKPEPAKQTGPIILETWVAEEELEIWEIRAFSERVEREKAQAADQAKVSRTLKTAEEAKAQLEAQLKHQRLAAQQKRLEQQKPGATTSTPTSTPTTSASGTPASLTSQVTPGTKLVLATKLGTPVTFQQNKNFHQSFASWVKQGQGSPVSTCSRATVANSMVTTSGQTFQISASPVTMAGQVITAKLPIPANSKIVTVNMPTTQGGMVQVQQNVLGIIPSSTPGNQRTYSSFQNRNATINIRPNTSTSTTTQPVIATGAQIRPGMTVIRSPLQQGTTMGKTIIRTPLMMQQGQQQVVTQIIRGQPVSTAVSSASPVQTSAGQRMLGAAPSPHPVTPAPGQSPSPSTPQGGRPQQGQVKLTLAQLTQLTQGTQGGNQGLTVVIQGQGQTTGQLQVIPQGVTVIPGPGQQLMQAAMPNGQVQRFLFTPGASAPTPATTASAAVTPVTAPTTTPSVPALSQPPVQAPATSQALAPPVQPPQQAIAPVQPPQQAIAPVQPPQQAIAPVQPPQQAIAPVQPPQQAIAPVQPPQQAIAPVQPPQQAIDPVQPPQQAIAPVQPPQQAIAPIQPPQQAIAPVQPPQQAIAPVQPLQQAIAPVQPPQQAIAPVQPPQQAIAPVQPPQQAIAPVQPPQQPIAPVQPPALAPAPPPVSTHQTQPPQTQVHIPLQSRTALPIQQIAQIPTSPQQVHMKTLSVSPSITQATVRPIQAHAQLQPQVTAQIRPQQQLQLHHQHQLITVPGLQQQVQVLGTIQTHVAAQLQAQQGGAVPQQIKLQLPIQIQQAGGQMQAHQIQNVVTIQTASVQDHLQRIQQLREQQQKKKQQEAKREQSLQASSPSDIIQKQVVMKQNAVIENLKQRKTMTPAEREENQRIIVCNQVMKFILDKIDKDEKQAAKKRKKEESVEQKRSKQNATKLSALLFKHKEQLKAEILKKRALLDKELQLEVQEELRRDISRLRKEKEKAQAAASQAAAAAAAAQVVSSLSPTMASLSSTHKRKRDDERDSSSAKPKKKKMMISTTSKDHKKEVKLYCVCKTPYDEAKFYIGCDLCSNWFHGACVGITEKEAKKMDDYVCNGCKQGQDSQDSEGTREELYCICRTPYDETQFYIGCDRCQNWYHGRCVGILQSEATHIDEYVCPQCQSTEDAMTVLTPLTDKDQEGLRRILRSLQAHKMAWPFLEPVDPNDAPDYYGVIKEPMDLSTMEDKLQKRYYNKLTEFVADMTKVFDNCRYYNPNDSPFFQCAEVLESFFVQKLKGFKASRSHNNKLQTSTS from the exons ATGAGGGGGAAAAGAGGCAGGCCGCCCAAAACCCTGCGGATGCAGGAGCCTTCATCCGAGCCGGAGCGTGGCTTGAGACCCAGGAGGGAGTTGAGGGCAAAGGGGAGAGGTAGTGCCGAGGTCGATTTTGAGAGTCCCAAGAGGGGAAATAACTCTTCGTCTAGGGGCAGGAGGAAAGTGGGATCATCTCGCGGTAGGGGAAGAGGCAGAGGTTGTGGTGGCAGAGGTACTAGGGGCAGACGGTCAATCGCTAGATCTGTGGTTTATGATGATCATGAAAGTGAGGAAGATGATGATGCTGTGAGTTTGAGATCTGAGGAGGACGAGTTGATAGAGGAAGAGACGATAACAGACGAGGAAGAAGAGGCCCTCAACGAGGAGTCAGACCCGCTTGAGGAAATACtcgaggaggatgatgatgatgccagCTACTGTACTGAAAGCAGCTTTCGGAGTCAGAGCACTCATGGCAGCACTCCGG gGCGGAAGAGGATGCGGGTGCACTGCCCTCGCTCGCCCATCTTTGAGGAAAAGGAGATCCCTCCTCTGGAGCTGCCCAGAACCTCTGAGGATCTCATGGTGCCCAGCGAGGAACTGCTCAACGTGTCCTCCATCTACGAGGTCCTGCGCAACTTCAGCACAGTTCTGCGGCTCTCTCCCTTCCGCTTTGAGGACTTCTGTGCTGCGCTGGTAGGCCAGGAGCAGTGCACACTGATGGCAGAGACCCACACAGCCCTACTGAAGGCCATCCTGCGTGAGGAGGACACCTCCAACACCACGTTCGGTCCTGCTGACCTCAAGGACAGCGTCAACTCCACCCTCTACTTCATTGATGGTATGACGTGGCCCGAAGTGGTCCATGCCTACTGCGAGAGCGACCAGGAGTACCACCATGTCCTGCCCTACCAGGAGGTGGAGGACTACCCCTATGGCCCTCTGGACAGTAAGATCAAGGTGCTGCAGTTCTTGGTGGATCAGTTCCTCACCACCAATATCGCCCGCGAGGAGTTGATGTCAGAGGGGGTGGTGCAGTATGATGACCACTGCAGGGTGTGCCACAGGTTGGGGGACCTGTTGTGCTGTGAGACCTGCTCTGCTGTCTACCACCTGGAGTGTGTGAAGCCGCCGCTGGTAGAGGTGCCGGAGGACGAATGGCAGTGTGAGATCTGCGTGGCACACAAGGTGCCCGGGGTCACAGACTGTGTGACAGAGATGCAGAAGAGCAAACCCTACATCCGCCAGGAGCCCATCGGCTACGACCGCCACCGGAGGCAATACTGGTTCCTAAACCGAAGGATAATTGT TGAGGAAGACGGGGAGCATGATAAGAAGAAGATCTGGTACTACAGCACAAAGGTCCAGCTGGGAGAGCTGATAGAGTGTCTAGACAAGGAGTACTGGGAAAACGACCTGTGTGCCGTCCtcgaggagatgagagaggaggtgcACACTCACATGGACATCACTGAGGACCTCACCAACAAGGCCCGCGGCAACAACAAGACCTTCCTCACGGCAGCCAACG ATGAGATCCTGGAGCGTGTGCAGGGCAGGCAGGAACGCCGAGAATCGGAGCAGGCAAAGAAGGCCACTACAGACACCACCAAGATAGAGGAAGAGACCCCCACACACTGCTCTCAACTACCAGACCACAGAGAGCTTCAAGACTCCGAGTCTAAAGAGGAGGCAAGCTCACAAG aggATAAGCCTGTAGACTCCGAGTCCCATGGAGAGGAGGACCCCTCTGCCCAGTGCCAGCCtactcccccaccaccacaccctgGAGACGAGAACAGCAACAGCAGCCACGTCTCAGCGCCTGGGGTCCTCAGGAGGCCTGAAGAGCCAAACCTCGCTGACAGGTCCTCTCAGTCCTCCATCACCAGCCAGGACGACACGG TTGAAGGCAAGGAGATTAGGAATGGTGAGGGGTCAGCGTCTGGATGGACTAACAATCGCATAGTGACTCGTCTGCGTAACCCGGAGAGTAAGCTGAGCCAGCAAAAGACCCAGGGAGATGGCAGCCCTACGCCCAGGGACAGCAAGGAG ACATCTCCTGCCAGCTCTGAGAGTGAAGTGGCTCGTCTGGGTACTGTGAGGAAAGACTTGACGGTGAAGGGCATCCTGAACAACTTCTTCAAGCTGGGCCAGGAGGGCAAGTTCCGAGTCTACCACAACCAGTTCAGCACCAACACACTGGGCCTCAACAAGCACCAGCATCGTGAGGACCACGACAAGCGCCGCCACCTCTCCCATAAATTCAGCCTAACCCCCGCCGGGGATTTCAAGTGGAACGGCTCCATCCACGGATCCAAGGTGCTGACCATCTCCACCCTGCGGCTCACCATCATCCAGCTGGAGACCAATGTCCCCGCCCCCTTCCTGCACCCAAACTGGGCCTCTCACAG GACAAACTGGATTAAAGCGGTGCAGATGTGCAGTAAGGCTCGGGAGTTTGCCTTGGCGCTGGCCATCATGGAGTGTGCCATCAAACCAGTGGTCATGCTGCCTGTCTGGAAAGATGCGCTTGGACACACCAG gCTCCATCGCATGACCTCCATGGAgcgggaggagaaagagaaggggaaaaagagagagaaaaaactggAGGACGAGGAGACTATGCAGCAGGCCACCTGGGTGAAGTACACCATCCCCATCAAACACCAG gTGTGGAAGCAGAAGGGGGAGGAGTACAGAGTAACTGGGTACGGGGGCTGGAGCTGGGTCAGTAAGACTCACGTCCATCGCTTTGTTCCCAGGCTACCAGGGAACACCAACGTCAACTACCGCAAAGCACTCGAAG CAGCTAAAACTGGCAAAGAAAATGCAACATCCTGCCCGAACAAACGAAAATGTTTGCTCAAAGCACCAACGAGCTCGGAAACCCAGGCAAAAGAGGAGTCTACTCCAATTACTGAAGAAAAAGACCAGGAGGAAACCTCCACCATGGAGTCATCTGGGAGCACTTTACCAGGAGAGGGGCAGACTCTGAAAGAGAAGGAAGAAAATAATATCACAGACGTGGAGGAGAAGAAAGATGATCAGGTGGAGGAGAAGACTGAGGACAAGATGGATGTTGACCCCAGTCCACCAGACACCTGTCTCAGTGAGGAAAAAG GTATAGTGGACAGCAAATGCCCCTCGTCACTGACTGACCCTGCTGTAAAGGAGGAGCCCGGGGAGGAAGAAGAACCTAAGCAGGAGGACTCTGAGGCCAAGCCACCTGTCCGCCCCTTCAACTGGGATGTGGTGAACGTCAGCGAGGGATTCCAGCTCCGTACGGCCTACAAGAAGAAGGTGAAGACGTCCAAGCTCGACGGGCTGCTGGAGCGCAGAGTGAAACAGTTcaccctggaggagaagcagAGGCTAGAGCGCCTCAAACAGCAGTCAGCCCTGGCCAAACACACAGTCTCCAAGGAGAAAGTTAACACAGGGACTCCCACCACCATCAAGGCTTCTACAGCAGACAAGTTAGCAGTGACACCGTGCACAAGTCTGAAAGCTGAGGGACAAGCAGATTCAGTAGTTAAAGACACAATTGTTAAAAGGCTTGACTTTGACCAGGAGCAGCCAGTGAAATCCCAGCCCTCAGGAGAGACAGATAATCTGGACGTCAGATTAGGCTCCACCTGTAAACCCCAGGCAGCAGGAGCCACAGGCCCCAACCTCAACACCACAGGGTTGGCCAACCATGAGAGCAGCGTTCAGGGACATGTTGGGGATGCGTTATCTCAAACCGAGCTGAATGGAGGCTCCCAGAAAAGCATAGACCTCAACAACAAAGTCAATTTGACATCTCTAGAACCGGCTTTAGGTGCGGCCAAACCTCCCAGAGCAGAAGTGACGATAGCAGGAGAAAACGGTAGGAAGCATGGTTATGAGGAGACAGAGCAAGGTAATGGACAGAGGGAGATAGAAAGCAAACCACATTTAGTGCAGGTGAATGGGAAAGACGCTGTTGACACCAAGGCTCCTGTAGACTCAAAGATGCACTTAAACCTGGCCAACAAAGTGGACACCAAGGTCATGCTCCAGACGTTAGAGGGTGAGATCAAAACACTGCCAGTGAGGGAACCTGTAAAATCCATTATGAACGGTACTCTCTCTCAGGACGGGTTAAAGGTCAACAACACTGTGTTAGCCACCAGCCCAGCCTCGGCGGACGTAGAGAGAAGGGTTGTGGTGTCCGAGCCTGACTATCTGCCACCTCAGAAGGTTGCCAGACTGGAGAATAATGGCGACAGGGTGGCAGACTCCGTCACGTCGTCACTGTTAGGGCTGCCCACTGGTGTTCCCACGGTAAGCAACAGCACCAAGTCTGAGCCAATGGAGATTGGGCAGACGGCATCCAATAAGATCACCCCGTTTCCTATCCCCACTGCAGAGGAGTCCAGCTTGAGTAACAACACCACAGTGAACAGCAGTAGCAGTACTGGAGTGCTGAAGACCATCACCCAAGTCACcacaaccactactaccaccatgtcAACAGAGTCTCGCACGGTGCAGATAGCCGAGGTCTCCAGCAGCACTAAGCCTGCAGTGACGCCTGCTGCAGAGAGCAGTGCTGTATCCACCCTCACCACCATGACCAAGACCACCGTCACCAGGGTGTGCTCCCCGACCCTCGGGGCCACTGTCTCCGAGGAGACCAAGACTGTTGTCACTGCAATGTTGATAGATGCCAAATCTGGCCCCTCAGGCTCTTCAGTCACCTCCATGACAGTCAGTAAGGAGTACTCCACCAGAGACCGTGTTCGGCTGCTAAAGTTCTCCCGTTCCAAGAAGACCCGCTCTGGCACGGCCCTCCCCTCCTACCGCAAGTTTGTCACCAAGAGTAGCAAGAAGAGCATCTTTGTACTGCCTAATGATGACCTGAAGAAGCTGGCGAGGAGAGGGGGTATCAGAGAGGTACCTATCTTCAACTACAACGCCAAACCAGCTCTGGACATCTGGCCCTATCCCTCCCCCAGACCCACCTTTGGAATCACGTGGAG ATACCGTCTCCAGACTGTGAAGTCTCTGGCGGGGGTCAGTCTGATGCTGCGGCTGCTCTGGGCCTGCCTGAGGTGGGATGACATGGCTGTCAAGCCCTCCCCTGCTGTAGGAACCACCCGCACAG AATCCTCGGAGACGGCGATCACCACAACAGAGATCATCAAGCGGCGAGATGTGGGGCCGCACGGCATCCGGTCTGAATACTGCATCAGGAAGATCATCTGCCCAATTGGCGTTACCGAAGCTCCCAAAG AAACTCCCACTCCCCAGAGGAAAGGCCTGCGCTCCAGTGCTCTGAGGCCAAAGAAGCCTGAGCCGGCCAAGCAGACTGGACCCATCATCTTAGAGACGTGGGTGGCCGAGGAGGAGCTGGAGATCTGGGAGATCAGAGCCTTTTCAGAAAG ggtagagagggagaaggcccAGGCTGCAGACCAGGCTAAGGTTAGTAGAACGCTGAAGACAGCAGAGGAGGCCAAGGCCCAATTGGAGGCTCAGCTAAAGCACCAGAGATTGGCTGCTCAGCAG AAACGGTTGGAGCAACAGAAGCCTGGTGCCACCACCTCCACCCCCACCAGCACCCCTACAACCTCAGCCTCTGGCACTCCGGCATCCCTGACCAGCCAGGTCACCCCGGGGACTAAACTGGTCCTGGCCACTAAGCTGGGGACACCTGTCACATTCCAGCAGAACAAGAACTTCCATCAGTCGTTTGCTTCATGGGTCAAGCAGGGCCAGGGTAGTCCAG TCTCCACTTGCTCACGGGCCACCGTGGCCAACAGCATGGTCACCACCTCTGGACAAACGTTCCAGATCTCTGCCAGCCCGGTGACCATGGCTGGCCAGGTCATCACCGCCAAGCTACCCATCCCGGCCAACAGCAAGATTGTTACGGTCAACATGCCAACCACACAAGGAG GTATGGTGCAAGTCCAGCAGAATGTCCTGGGCATAATTCCATCCAGTACCCCAGGCAACCAGCGGACCTACTCCTCATTCCAGAACCGCAACGCCACCATCAACATCAGACCCAACACCTCCACCTCAACCACCACTCAACCG GTCATTGCCACCGGAGCCCAGATCCGTCCGGGCATGACGGTGATCCGATCGCCCCTGCAGCAGGGCACCACCATGGGCAAAACCATCATCAGAACCCCCTTGATGATGCAACAAG GCCAGCAGCAGGTGGTGACTCAGATCATACGGGGCCAACCTGTCTCCACAGCAGTCTCCAGTGCCAGCCCTGTGCAGACCAGCGCAGGCCAGAGGATGCTGGGTGCTGCCCCGTCcccccatcctgtcacccctgcCCCCGGGCAGTCCCCATCACCATCCACCCCCCAAGGCGGCCGACCACAGCAGGGCCAGGTCAAACTCACCCTGGCACAGCTCACCCAGCTAACGCAGGGGACACAG ggaGGGAACCAGGGTCTCACAGTAGTAatccagggacagggacagaccacaggCCAGCTGCAAGTCATCCCCCAGGGGGTGACAGTCATCCCAGGCCCTGGGCAGCAGCTCATGCAGGCTGCCATGCCCAACGGCCAGGTGCAGCGCTTCCTCTTCACCCCAGGGGCATCAGCTCCCACCCCCGCAACCACGGCCAGTGCTGCTGTCACCCCCGTCACAGCCCCCACAACAACACCCTCAGTGCCAG CGCTGTCTCAGCCTCCGGTTCAGGCTCCCGCCACCTCTCAAGCACTGGCACCACCAGTCCAGCCTCCTCAACAGGCTATCGCTCCTGTCCAGCCTCCTCAACAGGCTATCGCTCCTGTCCAGCCCCCTCAACAGGCTATCGCTCCTGTCCAGCCCCCTCAACAGGCTATCGCTCCTGTCCAGCCCCCTCAACAGGCTATCGCTCCTGTCCAGCCCCCTCAACAGGCTATCGCTCCTGTCCAGCCCCCTCAACAGGCTATCGATCCTGTCCAGCCCCCTCAACAGGCTATCGCTCCTGTCCAGCCCCCTCAACAGGCTATCGCTCCTATCCAGCCCCCTCAACAGGCTATCGCTCCTGTCCAGCCCCCTCAACAGGCTATCGCTCCTGTCCAGCCCCTCCAACAGGCTATCGCTCCTGTCCAGCCCCCTCAACAGGCTATCGCTCCTGTCCAGCCCCCTCAACAGGCTATCGCTCCTGTCCAGCCCCCTCAACAGGCTATCGCTCCAGTCCAGCCCCCTCAACAGCCTATCGCTCCTGTCCAGCCTCCTGCCCTCGCTCCTGCCCCCCCTCCAGTGTCCACACATCAGACTCAACCCCCTCAGACTCAAGTACACATCCCCCTCCAGTCCCGAACTGCATTACCCATCCAGCAGATAGCCCAGATCCCAACCTCTCCACAACAGGTCCATATGAAGACACTCTCGGTCTCCCCCTCTATCACCCAGGCCACAGTGAGGCCCATCCAGGCCCATGCTCAACTCCAGCCCCAGGTTACGGCTCAGATCAGGCCCCAGCAGCAGCTGCAgctccaccaccaacaccagcTGATCACAGTGCCGGGGCTGCAGCAGCAGGTCCAGGTGCTGGGCACCATCCAGACCCACGTGGCGGCCCAGCTCCAGGCCCAGCAGGGTGGGGCGGTGCCCCAGCAGATCAAGCTGCAGCTGCCTATCCAGATCCAGCAGGCAGGAGGCCAGATGCAGGCCCACCAGATCCAGAACGTGGTGACCATCCAGACAGCCAGTGTGCAGGACCACCTGCAGAGGATCCAGCagctcagagagcagcagcagaagaagaagcagcaggaGGCCAAAAGGGAGCAGAGCCTGCAGGCCTCCAGTCCCAGCGACATCATCCAGAAACAGGTGGTGATGAAGCAGAATGCTGTGATAGAAAATCTGAAACAGAGGAAGACCATGACTCCAGCAGAGCGGGAGGAGAACCAGAG AATAATCGTCTGCAACCAGGTTATGAAGTTCATCCTGGACAAGATCGACAAGGACGAGAAGCAGGCGGCtaagaagaggaagaaggaggagtCTGTGGAGCAGAAACGCAGCAAGCAGAATGCCACCAAGCTCTCGGCTCTGCTCTTCAAGCACAAAGAGCAGCTCAAGGCTGAGATCCTGAAGAAGAGGGCTCTACTGGACAAGGAGCTGCAGCTGGAGGTTCAG GAGGAGCTGAGGAGGGACATCAGCAGgctgaggaaggagaaggagaaggccCAAGCTGCAGCCTCTCAGGCAGCCGCTGCTGCAGCCGCAGCCCAGGTggtctcatccctctcccccaccatggCTTCGCTCTCCTCCACCCACAAACGCAAGAGGGACGACGAGAGGGACTCGTCCTCCGCTAAgcccaagaagaagaagatgatgaTATCCACTACCTCAAAGGATCACAAGAAGGAAGTCAAGctgtactgtgtctgtaaaaCACCCTATGACGAGGCCAA GTTCTACATTGGGTGCGACCTGTGCTCCAACTGGTTCCACGGTGCGTGTGTGGGCATCACGGAGAAGGAGGCCAAGAAGATGGACGACTACGTCTGTAATGGCTGCAAGCAGGGACAGGACTCACAGGACTCGGAGGGCACCAGGGAGGAGCTGTACTGCATCTGCCGGACGCCATATGATGAAACACA GTTTTACATTGGCTGCGACCGTTGCCAGAACTGGTACCACGGGCGCTGTGTGGGCATTCTGCAGAGCGAGGCCACCCACATAGACGAGTACGTGTGCCCGCAGTGTCAATCCACGGAGGACGCCATGACGGTCCTCACACCATTAACCGACAAGGACCAAGAGGGTTTAAGAAGAATCCTGCGCTCCTTACAG GCTCACAAAATGGCGTGGCCGTTCCTTGAACCAGTAGATCCCAACGATGCTCCTGATTATTATGGCGTTATAAAGGAACCGATGG ACCTCTCCACAATGGAAGACAAATTACAGAAACGTTATTACAACAAGCTCACTGAGTTTGTGGCGGACATGACCAAAGTCTTTGACAACTGCCGCTACTACAACCCCAACGACTCCCCCTTCTTTCAGTGTGCCGAAGTTCTCGAGTCATTCTTTGTACAGAAGCTCAAAGGTTTCAAAGCTAGCAG GTCTCATAACAACAAACTACAGACTTCGACCTCTTAG